TTTTATGAATTCATACTTAACGAGAATCGCAATAACCTTGCGTCGCAGATATGTCCATAGTGTTTGTGGTTTTGGTTTGAAATCCCTTTCGTAGAATGTGTTGTCGTAATTTGTATTTTCTGTAATTGTTTCCGGGTGGCGCAGACCGCCCGTTGCATACATGTCATAGGTTGGTAGATTCTGATTATATCCTCCTTGATGAGTTCCCTCTACTCCTATATTTGAAATTAGATTTACGTGCGGTGTTATACAAAGACCATCATGCATAAGACATGCATACAACCACTGCGGATCCCATGTATGCTTTTTAGCATATTCATCGTCGAGCAACTTGATTATATGTTTAACCATAAATTTTTGAGGATATACTTTTTTAATTTTTTCTTTGTTTTTACGACTCCCCCAACCCCTCATTTCAACGTCGTATTTTCCCCATGCGCGCCGCCATGTCGCCCACCCCCAGACAGAGAAATAGCGCGAGAAAAAGTAGCTTTCATCGTTTTTAAGGTTAGGCAGAAAATTATCGCCAGAGACCATCATGATTTGTTCATTATCTCTGTATCTTTCAAGTATTTCGCCTGCAAACCTAAAAAACGAAGGGTGGGGGAGACAGTCGTCCTCGAGAATAATCCCCTCCTCCACGTTTTCAAAAAACCAATTAAGGCCGGAGTGAAATCGTTCCTTAAGTCCTAAATTTTTTTCAGCATAGTTTCTGTTTACTTCACATGGCCAGTCAATAGTTTGAACGACGGCCCTTGTTTCTTTACAC
This genomic window from bacterium contains:
- a CDS encoding glycosyltransferase family 2 protein codes for the protein MSDPKNKIIETPAVAFMIFNRPNYTKAVFAEIRKARPPKLFIVADGPRTPSEEAVCKETRAVVQTIDWPCEVNRNYAEKNLGLKERFHSGLNWFFENVEEGIILEDDCLPHPSFFRFAGEILERYRDNEQIMMVSGDNFLPNLKNDESYFFSRYFSVWGWATWRRAWGKYDVEMRGWGSRKNKEKIKKVYPQKFMVKHIIKLLDDEYAKKHTWDPQWLYACLMHDGLCITPHVNLISNIGVEGTHQGGYNQNLPTYDMYATGGLRHPETITENTNYDNTFYERDFKPKPQTLWTYLRRKVIAILVKYEFIKKIYRSFVKIKKFLTPAKQG